The following proteins are encoded in a genomic region of Candidatus Bathyarchaeia archaeon:
- the dph5 gene encoding diphthine synthase gives MPELKFIGLGLYDELGMSLRGLEEARAAGVVFLELYTSPMPGLSIKRLERLLGKPIRPLGRGDLEERFHEAVLEPVKEAGSGALLVPGDPMVFTTHAGLRLEAERAGIRTSIIHAPSILSAVCGATGLHGYKFGKAATIPIPEGPSPPESPYECVRDNRARGLHTLLLMDFRADEGAAMTINEALGQLLAIESKRGERALTPDTLVVGVARIGSPNQLVRGGRAKRMLGEEFGPPPHCLVIPGVLHFVERDYLRTFAGVKEEDFP, from the coding sequence TTGCCGGAGCTGAAGTTCATAGGCCTAGGGCTTTACGACGAGCTTGGGATGAGCCTCAGGGGCTTGGAGGAGGCGAGGGCCGCGGGAGTGGTCTTCTTGGAGCTTTATACGAGCCCCATGCCCGGCCTATCGATCAAAAGGCTTGAGCGCCTCTTGGGGAAGCCGATCCGACCGTTGGGCAGGGGGGATTTGGAGGAGCGCTTCCACGAGGCGGTCCTCGAGCCTGTTAAGGAGGCGGGCAGCGGCGCCCTCCTCGTGCCCGGGGATCCGATGGTCTTCACCACGCACGCGGGCCTGAGGCTTGAGGCGGAGAGGGCGGGGATAAGGACTTCGATAATCCATGCTCCCTCGATCCTCTCGGCCGTATGCGGCGCCACGGGCCTTCACGGCTATAAATTCGGGAAGGCCGCGACGATCCCTATCCCCGAAGGGCCCTCGCCGCCCGAATCGCCCTACGAATGCGTTCGCGATAACAGGGCGAGGGGCCTCCATACGCTCCTCCTGATGGACTTCAGGGCCGATGAGGGCGCCGCTATGACCATAAATGAGGCCTTGGGCCAACTATTGGCCATAGAATCCAAGCGGGGGGAGAGAGCCCTTACGCCGGATACGCTCGTGGTGGGGGTGGCGAGGATTGGCTCCCCGAATCAGCTGGTGAGGGGCGGGCGGGCAAAGAGGATGCTCGGGGAGGAATTCGGCCCGCCCCCCCATTGCCTCGTAATTCCAGGGGTGCTCCATTTCGTGGAAAGGGACTATCTGAGGACCTTCGCTGGGGTTAAAGAGGAGGACTTCCCATGA
- a CDS encoding DUF357 domain-containing protein — translation MSGPKDCAALASKYAETLAEVLGMIERRGAPPKVLEVLEQAENYLRDSRFYLERGEGAVALASAAYAEGLLDALRLLGLVSFDWPKPKGLC, via the coding sequence ATGAGCGGGCCCAAGGATTGCGCGGCGCTCGCCTCCAAATACGCCGAAACCCTCGCTGAGGTCCTTGGGATGATCGAGCGAAGGGGAGCGCCCCCAAAGGTCCTCGAGGTCTTGGAGCAGGCCGAGAACTACCTGAGGGATTCCAGATTTTATTTGGAAAGGGGGGAAGGGGCCGTGGCCTTGGCCTCCGCGGCCTATGCCGAGGGCCTATTGGATGCCCTTAGGCTCTTGGGGCTTGTGAGCTTCGATTGGCCGAAGCCCAAAGGCCTATGCTAG